In Corythoichthys intestinalis isolate RoL2023-P3 chromosome 11, ASM3026506v1, whole genome shotgun sequence, a single genomic region encodes these proteins:
- the LOC130923826 gene encoding protocadherin gamma-A5-like translates to MNGQVLMFVFLFALDAVHGQASYSIPEEMSRGSSVGNIAQDLGLEIRRLISGKAKIYSRNNEDYIELNREKGALLVKERIDREALCAHTALCALHLQIILENPMEFYSVTVHIADINDNAPSFDKNELNFKLIESTNVGAKFVLERAVDLDVGINGLQNYVLKPTDHFSLKLQNNADGNKNVEMVLQKPLDREKEEQMSLVLTAVDGGEPRMSGTILILITVLDANDNAPVFTQPIYKATIAENSPVGTVVVTVSASDADGDLNSKISYSITNTRDNIRNIFVVDKEKGQVSLIGNIDFEKSRQFQINLLASDDGGLTDSCKVIIDVEDVNDNKPIINIMSKSNVVSEDAEMNTAVTMINTEDLDSAENGNVNCFINENIPFVLKSSKNNFYTLVTDGELDREKSSEYNITVTCSDEGVPSLFSSVTLNLHISDVNDNAPVFDRSSYEASVVENNTPGLSICTVKASDADWNQNARVSYILEDSSVNGVPVSSYVSVNAESGVIHAIRSFDFEQLKEFHFHVKAQDGGSPPLSSNVSVGIHIQDANDNGPQVLYPVQTSGSVLAEIVPHSADVGYLVTKVVAVDVDSGQNAWLSYKVHKATDRALFEVGLHNGEIRTVRQVTDKDAVKQRLTVVVEDNGQPSRSATVIVNVMVADSFPEVLSEFTDFNLHDKEYNDKLTFYLVLALAVVSFLFITCLLLIISVKVYRWRQSRILYHSNLPVIPYYLPRYSDTLGTGTLPHVYNYEVCRTTDSRKSDCKLDRTASHNLLVMDPTLTRTMPMRQSEKNILDEPDSPLEKQS, encoded by the exons atgaatgggcaagtactGATGTTTGTCTTTCTCTTCGCCCTCGACGCAGTGCACGGCCAAGCCAGCTACTCTATACCAGAGGAAATGAGCAGAGGATCTTCAGTGGGCAACATAGCACAGGATTTGGGGTTAGAAATACGACGATTAATTTCAGGCAAAGCAAAGATTTATTCCAGGAACAATGAGGACTATATCGAGCTGAACCGAGAGAAAGGAGCCCTCCTCGTTAAAGAGAGGATCGACAGAGAGGCTCTTTGCGCGCACACTGCGCTTTGTGCGCTGCATTTACAAATTATTTTGGAGAATCCAATGGAATTTTACAGCGTCACTGTGCATATTGCAGACATTAATGATAATGCGCCAAGCTTTGACAAAAATGAGTTGAACTTCAAATTAATCGAATCGACAAATGTAGGAGCAAAATTTGTTTTGGAAAGGGCAGTAGATCTTGATGTTGGAATTAACGGCCTTCAAAATTATGTATTAAAACCAACAGATCATTTTTCCCTAAAATTGCAAAATAACGCAGATGGaaataaaaatgttgaaatggTTTTACAAAAGCCTTTAGACCGAGAAAAGGAGGAGCAGATGTCTCTCGTGTTAACTGCTGTAGATGGAGGAGAGCCGCGGATGTCAGGAACAATCCTGATTCTTATTACAGTGTTAGACGCTAATGATAATGCTCCTGTTTTTACACAACCAATCTATAAAGCCACTATTGCTGAGAATTCACCAGTAGGAACAGTTGTAGTCACTGTTTCTGCTTCTGATGCAGATGGCGATTTAAATTCCAAAATATCATATTCAATCACCAACACTCGTGACAACATTAGAAACATATTTGTTGTAGATAAAGAAAAAGGTCAGGTTTCGTTAATTGGAAATATAGATTTTGAAAAGTCAAGacaatttcaaattaatttacttGCAAGTGACGACGGTGGTCTCACAGATTCATGTAAGGTAATTATAGATGTtgaagatgtaaatgacaatAAGCCAATAATTAACATCATGTCCAAATCAAATGTGGTATCAGAGGATGCTGAAATGAATACGGCTGTTACAATGATCAATACAGAAGATTTAGATTCAGCAGAAAACGGAAATGTGAATTGttttataaatgaaaatattccaTTTGTTTTGAAAAGCTCAAAAAATAACTTCTATACATTAGTGACAGATGGTGAATTAGACAGAGAGAAGTCAAGCGAGTATAATATCACAGTGACTTGTTCTGATGAGGGCGTGCCCTCCCTCTTCAGCAGTGTCACTCTAAATTTACACATTTCAGATGTGAATGACAATGCGCCTGTCTTTGACAGAAGCTCTTATGAGGCCTCAGTTGTAGAAAACAACACACCTGGTCTCTCTATATGCACTGTGAAAGCAAGTGATGCTGACTGGAACCAGAATGCTCGTGTTTCTTACATCCTGGAGGATTCTTCTGTCAACGGAGTGCCAGTATCCTCATACGTGTCCGTCAATGCGGAGAGTGGAGTTATTCACGCAATTCGTTCTTTTGACTTTGAGCAACTCAAAGAGTTCCACTTCCACGTCAAAGCTCAGGATGGAGGCTCCCCTCCTCTGAGCAGCAACGTGAGTGTGGGCATCCACATCCAGGACGCCAACGACAATGGGCCTCAGGTCCTCTATCCTGTCCAGACGAGCGGCTCAGTATTGGCTGAAATTGTCCCTCATTCGGCAGACGTTGGCTACCTAGTGACTAAAGTGGTGGCTGTGGATGTGGACTCGGGACAGAATGCCTGGCTCTCATATAAAGTGCACAAAGCCACAGACAGAGCGCTGTTTGAAGTGGGCCTCCACAATGGAGAAATAAGAACTGTCCGCCAAGTGACTGATAAAGATGCTGTCAAACAAAGACTGACTGTTGTCGTGGAGGACAACGGGCAGCCCTCTCGTTCAGCTACTGTCATTGTTAACGTGATGGTGGCGGACAGCTTCCCTGAAGTGCTGTCAGAATTCACTGACTTTAACTTGCATGACAAGGAATACAATGACAAGCTGACTTTTTACTTAGTCTTGGCTTTGGCTGTGGTCTCCTTCCTCTTCATCACCTGCTTGTTGCTTATCATTTCTGTCAAAGTGTACAGATGGAGACAGTCTCGTATCCTGTACCACTCCAACCTGCCCGTCATTCCGTATTATCTGCCACGTTATTCGGATACTTTAGGGACGGGGACGCTCCCGCACGTGTACAATTATGAAGTGTGCAGGACCACTGACTCCAGGAAAAGTGACTGTAAATTGGACAGAACTGCTAGTCACAATTTGCTGGTGATGGACCCTACCCTGACAAGGACCATGCCGATGAGACAAAGTGAAAAGAATATTCTGGATGAGCCTGACTCTCCTTTAGAG aaacaaagctga